Proteins from a genomic interval of Streptomyces sp. NBC_01445:
- a CDS encoding FAD-dependent monooxygenase, producing the protein MADVDVLVVGAGPVGLTAAAELRRHGVDCRIVDRLAVPQPHAKAIGVLPRTLEVWDAMGLVRGVLDEAVPHLGQLVYIDGKPRPRVELTLPPDIPYPFATLPQHATERLLAEHLARFGTQVERPTELRSVETRPDEVEAVLAHADGRTERLHARYVVGCDGAHSLVRKAAGLTFEGEAFPEQYMIGDVEVDWELPAGYSMRAVHLDANGAMDDMLVCIPMPGVRRYWLSMLRPGAQAGGEDGSSAPDGTVFGLGDGQGPGLGQIQAALDRLSPEVTTASTLRWSSAFRTSHRMVDRYRNGRLFVAGDAAHIYPPIGGQGLNTGVQDAYNLAWKLALTVRGLATDDLLESYHAERHPVAQEVAGRTVRHARTVRHAHSGLISSGDDAEMLLRRQAQLLVAYPDSPLIQPQAVDGTPAAGPVPGDRAPDCRGLLSDLAAYPRRLFDLLRTPRHVLLLFAGSEHASGDGVARLEACAAEAHRAAHGLLDAYLVTAAEVPEDARPVGLRPPRVRDAAGEFRDAYAPRDGEALLIRPDGYVSGRFHPAVPERLTAHLRRTFA; encoded by the coding sequence ATGGCCGATGTCGACGTACTTGTGGTGGGCGCGGGCCCGGTGGGCCTGACGGCGGCGGCCGAGCTGCGGCGGCACGGCGTGGACTGTCGCATCGTCGATCGGCTGGCCGTCCCACAACCCCATGCCAAGGCCATCGGCGTCCTGCCCCGCACGCTGGAGGTGTGGGACGCCATGGGCCTGGTCCGCGGGGTGCTGGACGAAGCGGTGCCGCACCTGGGCCAGCTGGTCTACATCGACGGCAAGCCTCGCCCCCGGGTCGAGCTGACACTGCCGCCCGACATTCCCTACCCCTTCGCCACGCTGCCCCAGCACGCGACCGAGCGGCTGCTCGCCGAGCATCTCGCGCGCTTCGGCACGCAGGTGGAGCGGCCGACCGAGCTCCGCTCGGTGGAGACGCGTCCGGACGAGGTCGAGGCCGTCCTCGCGCACGCCGACGGCCGGACCGAGCGTCTGCACGCCCGCTACGTCGTCGGCTGCGACGGGGCGCACAGCCTGGTCCGCAAGGCGGCCGGACTGACCTTCGAGGGCGAGGCCTTCCCCGAGCAGTACATGATCGGCGACGTCGAGGTCGACTGGGAGCTGCCCGCCGGCTACAGCATGCGGGCCGTGCACCTGGACGCGAACGGTGCGATGGACGACATGCTCGTCTGCATTCCGATGCCGGGCGTTCGGCGGTACTGGCTCTCGATGCTGCGCCCCGGCGCCCAAGCCGGAGGCGAAGACGGCTCGAGCGCGCCGGACGGGACCGTCTTTGGCCTGGGGGATGGTCAGGGACCGGGCCTCGGCCAGATCCAGGCCGCGCTCGACCGGCTGTCCCCGGAGGTGACGACCGCCTCCACGCTGCGCTGGTCGTCCGCCTTCCGGACCAGCCACCGCATGGTGGACCGCTACCGAAACGGCCGCCTCTTCGTCGCCGGGGACGCCGCGCACATCTACCCGCCGATCGGCGGGCAGGGCCTGAACACCGGCGTGCAGGACGCCTACAACCTCGCCTGGAAGCTGGCCCTGACCGTCCGCGGTCTGGCCACGGACGACCTGCTGGAGAGCTATCACGCCGAACGCCACCCGGTAGCGCAGGAGGTGGCCGGCCGCACCGTCCGCCATGCCCGCACCGTCCGCCATGCCCACTCCGGCCTCATCAGCAGCGGGGACGACGCCGAGATGCTTCTGCGGCGCCAGGCCCAGCTGCTGGTCGCCTACCCGGACAGCCCGTTGATCCAGCCGCAGGCGGTGGACGGCACACCCGCAGCCGGTCCCGTCCCCGGCGACCGGGCACCGGACTGCCGCGGCCTGCTGAGCGACCTCGCCGCCTACCCGCGGCGGCTGTTCGACCTGCTGCGCACCCCGCGGCACGTGCTGCTGCTGTTCGCGGGCTCGGAGCACGCCTCGGGCGACGGCGTCGCCCGGCTCGAGGCGTGCGCCGCCGAGGCGCATCGCGCCGCCCACGGCCTGCTCGACGCTTATCTGGTCACCGCCGCAGAGGTACCGGAGGACGCCCGCCCGGTCGGCCTGCGCCCGCCGCGGGTGCGCGACGCGGCGGGCGAGTTCCGCGACGCCTATGCACCGCGTGACGGCGAGGCCCTTCTGATCCGCCCGGACGGCTACGTCTCCGGACGCTTCCACCCGGCCGTACCGGAACGCCTGACGGCGCATCTGCGCCGAACTTTCGCCTGA
- a CDS encoding RNA-guided endonuclease InsQ/TnpB family protein codes for MKLVVRVKLLPTPVQAAALEATLHACNEAATWAASVAFENEARRPLELRKHTYAEIRARWGLGAQAAQHAIKKTCDAYTTLKANLRAGRYGRPGTKRHTRASGKPVVFRPQSAQPYDDRMLSWQHQARTVSIWTTAGRLKGVRFTGQAEQLEVLAAHRKGESDLVRQGGKWFLIATCEIAEAAPNAHPAGFLGVDLGIVNIAVTSDGERHCGRRINRKREQDRKLRSKLQNKQTKSAKRRAKKHAGKEARRAKDINHKISKRIVAEAERTGRGIALETLTGIRERARLRKPQRTTLHSWPFAQLGSFIVYKAKRAGVPVVYVDPAYTSQECSKCHHTERGNRPAQAVFSCRVCGFVEHADCNASHNIAHRGWYVWVCGAQSTAPELTLIA; via the coding sequence GTGAAGCTGGTGGTGCGGGTGAAGCTGCTGCCGACGCCCGTACAGGCGGCGGCACTTGAGGCGACCCTGCACGCCTGCAACGAGGCCGCCACCTGGGCCGCGTCCGTCGCCTTCGAGAACGAGGCGCGACGTCCGCTTGAGCTCCGCAAGCACACCTATGCCGAGATCCGGGCCAGGTGGGGCCTGGGCGCGCAGGCCGCCCAGCACGCCATCAAGAAGACCTGCGACGCCTACACCACCCTGAAGGCGAACCTCCGGGCGGGACGTTACGGGCGGCCCGGGACCAAGCGGCACACTCGCGCCTCGGGCAAACCGGTCGTCTTCCGGCCCCAGTCGGCGCAGCCTTACGACGACCGGATGCTGTCCTGGCAGCACCAGGCACGCACCGTGTCGATCTGGACCACCGCGGGCCGGCTCAAGGGCGTGCGGTTCACCGGGCAGGCCGAGCAACTGGAGGTCCTGGCTGCGCACCGCAAGGGTGAATCCGACCTGGTGCGCCAGGGCGGGAAATGGTTCTTGATCGCGACCTGCGAGATCGCCGAAGCCGCCCCGAACGCCCACCCGGCCGGGTTCCTCGGCGTCGACCTGGGGATCGTGAACATCGCGGTCACCTCCGACGGCGAGCGCCACTGCGGTCGCCGGATCAACCGCAAGCGGGAACAGGATCGCAAGCTGCGGTCCAAGCTGCAGAACAAGCAGACCAAGTCCGCCAAGCGGCGGGCGAAGAAGCATGCGGGCAAGGAAGCCCGGCGCGCCAAGGACATCAACCACAAGATCAGCAAGCGGATCGTGGCGGAGGCTGAACGCACCGGTCGCGGGATCGCCCTGGAGACACTCACGGGCATCCGCGAGCGGGCACGGCTGAGAAAGCCCCAACGCACCACGCTCCACTCCTGGCCGTTCGCGCAACTCGGCTCGTTCATCGTCTACAAGGCGAAGCGGGCCGGGGTGCCGGTCGTCTACGTCGATCCGGCGTACACCAGCCAGGAATGCTCGAAGTGTCATCACACCGAACGCGGCAACCGGCCTGCCCAGGCTGTTTTCTCGTGCCGGGTCTGCGGCTTCGTTGAGCACGCGGACTGCAACGCGTCCCACAACATCGCCCACCGCGGGTGGTACGTGTGGGTCTGCGGGGCTCAGTCAACGGCCCCCGAACTCACCCTCATCGCGTGA
- a CDS encoding integrase — translation MPTPVLRGRVAKDEEVLALGHENAVLGRQIARVRHEPADRIWFATLSRFVPRERRRQAFTVTPTTLLAWHRQLIARKGTFTRQRRPGRPSTAPAIKQLILRWGAVSRV, via the coding sequence GTGCCCACACCCGTACTGCGCGGCCGCGTGGCCAAGGACGAAGAGGTCCTCGCGTTAGGGCACGAGAACGCGGTACTGGGCCGTCAGATCGCCCGCGTCCGCCACGAGCCCGCAGACCGGATCTGGTTCGCCACGCTCTCGCGGTTCGTCCCGCGCGAGCGCCGTCGCCAGGCCTTCACGGTCACCCCCACCACACTCCTGGCCTGGCACCGCCAACTCATCGCGAGGAAAGGGACATTCACCCGGCAGCGCCGCCCCGGCAGACCCTCCACCGCGCCCGCCATCAAGCAGCTCATCCTGCGCTGGGGCGCGGTTTCCCGGGTCTGA
- a CDS encoding thiamine pyrophosphate-dependent enzyme, whose product MSRTVARVMIDALEELGVRHVFGVVGDALNPLTDAIRASGSVEWVGCRHEEAAAFAAGAQSQLTDTLGVCMGTVGPGSVHLLNGLYDAAKSGTPVLAVAGQVPLAEVGTDYFQEVDNDLLFRDVAVFRATVTSAEQMPGLLEIAVRTAIGRRGVAVLTVPGDIGDQELPADRPARLSVAGSANRPDDPALDAAADGLRDGGKVTMLVGRGARGAREDVLALAERLAAPMVLTLKAKEGFEGDNPYQVGQTGLIGNPAAAHAMDGADTLLLLGTDFPYREWYPQGKKVVQVDRVAEHIGRRVPVDVALAADVGPTVRGLLERLERRKDREHLDDAREKFGTWQQGQQRLAAPGHDRGLIGKVRSAFDNRDHLVRPEALAAAVDALAADDAVFTSDTGMATVWLSRFVEMRGSRRLLGSYNLGSMANAMPQAIGAQLLDPDRQVVAFCGDGGLGMLLGDLMTIRSRRLPVKLVVFDNQRLGMVKLEQEQAGLPEFGTELDNPDFAAVAEALGITGIRVSRAEDLAEGVSRALATPGPVLLDVLTNPEEIAVPAKPTIQQGWGFAIAKIRENLTSPGGR is encoded by the coding sequence ATGAGTCGAACCGTGGCCCGCGTCATGATCGACGCCTTGGAGGAACTCGGAGTACGCCATGTGTTCGGCGTGGTGGGGGATGCTCTCAATCCCCTCACCGATGCCATCCGCGCGTCCGGGTCCGTCGAATGGGTCGGATGCCGGCACGAGGAGGCCGCTGCGTTCGCCGCCGGGGCCCAGTCCCAGCTCACCGACACCCTCGGGGTCTGCATGGGCACCGTGGGACCTGGCTCCGTGCACCTGCTGAACGGTCTGTACGACGCGGCGAAGAGCGGAACCCCGGTGCTTGCCGTCGCCGGCCAGGTGCCTCTCGCGGAGGTGGGCACGGATTACTTCCAGGAGGTCGACAACGATCTGCTCTTCCGCGATGTCGCCGTGTTCCGCGCCACCGTCACGTCCGCGGAGCAGATGCCCGGCCTGCTGGAGATCGCGGTGCGCACCGCGATCGGGCGGCGCGGTGTGGCCGTGCTGACCGTCCCCGGCGACATCGGCGACCAGGAACTGCCGGCGGACCGGCCGGCCCGGCTCTCCGTAGCCGGTTCCGCCAACCGGCCCGACGATCCGGCACTGGACGCGGCGGCCGATGGCCTCCGCGACGGCGGCAAGGTCACGATGCTCGTCGGTCGCGGAGCGCGCGGTGCCCGCGAGGACGTTCTCGCCCTCGCCGAGCGGCTGGCCGCGCCCATGGTGCTGACGCTCAAGGCGAAGGAAGGCTTCGAGGGCGACAACCCCTACCAAGTCGGCCAGACCGGGCTGATCGGCAATCCGGCCGCCGCGCACGCGATGGACGGAGCGGACACCCTGTTGCTGCTCGGCACCGACTTTCCGTACCGGGAGTGGTACCCGCAGGGCAAAAAGGTCGTCCAGGTCGATCGGGTCGCCGAGCACATCGGCCGACGTGTCCCGGTCGACGTGGCCCTCGCTGCCGACGTCGGTCCCACGGTGCGGGGACTCTTGGAGCGGCTGGAGCGGCGCAAGGACCGCGAACACCTGGACGACGCGCGCGAGAAGTTCGGCACATGGCAGCAGGGACAGCAGCGGCTGGCCGCGCCCGGCCACGACCGTGGGCTGATCGGCAAGGTGCGGTCAGCCTTCGACAACCGCGACCACTTGGTACGCCCGGAGGCGCTCGCCGCCGCCGTGGACGCCCTGGCGGCCGACGACGCCGTCTTCACCTCGGACACCGGCATGGCGACCGTCTGGCTGTCACGCTTCGTCGAGATGCGTGGATCCCGCCGCCTGCTCGGCTCCTACAACCTCGGCTCGATGGCCAACGCGATGCCGCAGGCGATCGGCGCGCAGCTCCTGGACCCCGACCGGCAGGTCGTCGCCTTCTGCGGTGACGGCGGACTCGGGATGCTCCTCGGCGATCTCATGACCATCCGGAGCCGGCGGCTGCCGGTGAAGCTCGTCGTCTTCGACAACCAGCGCCTCGGCATGGTGAAGCTGGAGCAGGAGCAGGCGGGCCTGCCGGAATTCGGGACGGAGCTCGACAACCCGGATTTCGCCGCGGTCGCCGAGGCACTCGGCATCACCGGCATCCGGGTGAGCCGGGCCGAGGACCTGGCCGAGGGCGTCAGCCGGGCCCTCGCCACGCCGGGACCGGTGCTCCTGGACGTCCTCACCAACCCGGAGGAGATCGCCGTGCCCGCCAAGCCGACCATCCAGCAGGGCTGGGGCTTCGCCATCGCCAAGATCCGCGAGAACCTCACCAGTCCCGGCGGACGCTGA
- a CDS encoding FMN-binding glutamate synthase family protein yields the protein MTRFATVGLLTACALGSLLLTISASQWWWFAAAPLTAAALTGVYDLVQRRHSVLRNYPVLGHLRFLMERLRPELQQYFVERNYDGRPFDRDTRSIVYERAKGVAAEEPFGSERDMNDRGYEFLVPSMAPVDVPDTPPRVGIGGPDCTEPYDMALLNVSAMSFGSLSANAVVALNTGAARGGFAHDTGEGGLSTYHLRPGGDLVWEIGTGYFGCRTRDGGFDARQFAEKAAHPSVRCVSLKLSQGAKPGIGGVLPGSKVNAEIASVRGVPEGETIVSPPYHRVFSTPRELVRFLARMRELARGKPVGFKLCPGSRTQFLAVCKAMREEGITPDFIVVDGAEGGTGAAPLEFADHLGMPLTDGLFTVHSALTGAGLRERIRIGASGKVATGSDIVKRLAMGADYTNAARAMMFAVGCIQAQRCHTNHCPTGVTTQDPRRARALDVVDKAARLASYQQATVDSALQIMAAMGVRDIAELGPRLLRRREDHGGFRSYAELYEWLSPGELLAEPPESWAADWQSADPDTFAS from the coding sequence ATGACGCGTTTCGCAACGGTAGGGCTGTTGACGGCCTGCGCGCTGGGCAGTTTGCTTCTCACTATCTCGGCATCTCAGTGGTGGTGGTTCGCTGCGGCCCCTCTCACGGCCGCGGCACTGACCGGTGTGTACGACCTGGTCCAGCGTCGGCACTCTGTACTGCGGAACTATCCCGTCCTCGGCCACCTGCGCTTCCTCATGGAGAGGCTGCGCCCGGAGCTGCAGCAGTACTTCGTGGAGCGCAACTATGACGGCAGGCCCTTCGACCGGGACACCCGCAGCATCGTCTACGAACGGGCCAAGGGCGTCGCTGCCGAGGAGCCGTTCGGCAGTGAGCGCGACATGAATGATCGTGGCTACGAGTTCCTCGTGCCGTCTATGGCCCCGGTGGATGTGCCCGACACGCCGCCCCGTGTCGGGATCGGCGGTCCCGACTGCACCGAGCCGTACGACATGGCCCTTCTCAATGTCTCGGCGATGAGTTTCGGCTCGCTCTCGGCAAACGCCGTCGTTGCTCTGAACACGGGTGCGGCACGCGGCGGGTTCGCACACGACACCGGCGAGGGAGGGCTGTCGACGTACCATCTGCGCCCAGGCGGCGACCTCGTCTGGGAGATCGGCACGGGTTACTTCGGCTGCCGTACCCGTGACGGGGGCTTCGACGCACGGCAGTTCGCCGAGAAGGCCGCCCATCCGTCCGTGCGCTGTGTGTCGCTCAAGCTGTCGCAGGGGGCCAAACCCGGGATCGGAGGTGTCCTCCCGGGCAGCAAGGTGAACGCCGAGATCGCTTCGGTCCGAGGTGTCCCCGAGGGCGAGACCATAGTGTCGCCGCCGTACCACCGAGTCTTCTCCACTCCGCGCGAACTCGTCCGGTTCCTGGCCCGGATGCGGGAACTGGCGAGGGGTAAACCGGTGGGTTTCAAGCTGTGCCCCGGATCGAGGACACAGTTCCTCGCCGTGTGCAAAGCCATGCGGGAGGAAGGGATCACTCCGGACTTCATCGTGGTGGACGGCGCGGAGGGCGGCACCGGTGCGGCGCCGCTGGAATTCGCCGACCACCTCGGCATGCCGCTCACCGATGGCCTCTTCACCGTGCACAGTGCCCTGACCGGTGCGGGGCTGCGGGAGAGGATCCGGATCGGTGCGAGCGGCAAGGTGGCGACGGGTTCCGACATCGTCAAGCGCCTGGCCATGGGCGCCGATTACACCAACGCGGCCCGGGCGATGATGTTCGCTGTCGGGTGCATCCAAGCCCAGCGCTGTCACACCAACCATTGCCCGACCGGTGTGACCACCCAGGATCCGCGTCGGGCCCGCGCCCTCGACGTCGTCGACAAGGCCGCGCGCCTCGCGAGCTACCAACAGGCCACCGTTGACAGCGCGCTGCAGATCATGGCGGCGATGGGCGTACGGGACATCGCGGAACTGGGCCCTCGGCTGCTACGGCGCCGGGAGGACCATGGTGGGTTCCGGTCCTATGCCGAACTGTACGAGTGGCTGTCCCCGGGCGAACTGCTCGCCGAACCGCCCGAGAGCTGGGCTGCCGACTGGCAGTCAGCGGATCCGGACACCTTTGCCTCCTGA
- a CDS encoding PRC-barrel domain-containing protein, which translates to MTENIWSYPASAGHTQNADLTGYKVEATDGHIGKVDKHSNDVGSLYIVVDTGVWIFGKEVLLPAGTIIGIDAEATAIQVARTKDQIKSAPEFDKDKHLGDAGYHEQVGTYYDAPGTPGSPGAGPTPPGRPAI; encoded by the coding sequence ATGACCGAGAACATCTGGAGCTACCCGGCCAGCGCTGGTCACACTCAGAACGCCGATCTGACGGGCTACAAGGTCGAGGCCACGGACGGCCACATCGGCAAGGTCGACAAGCACTCCAACGACGTCGGCTCGCTGTACATCGTTGTCGACACCGGCGTGTGGATCTTCGGCAAGGAGGTCCTGCTACCGGCGGGCACCATCATCGGCATCGACGCCGAGGCGACGGCGATTCAGGTCGCGCGCACCAAGGACCAGATCAAGAGCGCGCCGGAGTTCGACAAGGACAAGCACCTGGGCGACGCCGGCTATCACGAGCAGGTCGGCACGTACTACGACGCGCCGGGGACTCCGGGGTCTCCGGGCGCGGGGCCGACGCCCCCTGGTCGCCCCGCGATCTGA
- a CDS encoding SRPBCC family protein: MAVRHRLIKVAPQTVWSVLADGSRYAEWVVGTSVSEPVRGQWPQVDSAISYEVRVGPLRLTNETVVRQCEEGSVLGLEARAGPLGTARIAIELRPWGRYCLVIVDEHPLQGVSGWLHNVAVEALIQLRHRAMLARLARVCEAQPQAEHLEGLRKSRRAAAHSTGGGHA, translated from the coding sequence GTGGCGGTACGTCATCGGCTGATCAAGGTGGCTCCGCAGACAGTTTGGTCCGTCCTCGCGGACGGCAGCCGATATGCGGAGTGGGTAGTGGGAACGTCGGTCTCCGAGCCAGTGCGGGGGCAGTGGCCACAGGTGGACTCGGCGATCAGTTACGAAGTTCGCGTAGGCCCTCTACGGCTCACCAACGAGACGGTTGTCCGGCAGTGCGAGGAGGGCTCCGTTCTCGGGTTGGAGGCACGAGCAGGCCCGCTGGGAACGGCGCGGATCGCAATCGAGCTCCGCCCCTGGGGAAGGTACTGCCTGGTCATCGTGGACGAGCACCCACTGCAGGGGGTGAGCGGATGGCTCCATAACGTAGCGGTGGAGGCGCTGATCCAACTACGGCATCGCGCGATGCTGGCCCGCCTCGCTCGGGTCTGCGAGGCGCAACCCCAGGCCGAACACCTGGAAGGCCTCCGCAAAAGCCGTAGGGCGGCAGCCCACAGCACTGGCGGCGGCCATGCCTGA
- a CDS encoding SseB family protein: MCDDSIPKELFAAAAQDALRDLHQAPDDLAALDTLAACDILVPEPAGLDTHDHPEESGLTLPVIDDPPRLRAVPVFTSAERMGQALPDIVVSHQIQLGLLAANWPTDEDLALLIDPGHHDGLILTSKGVRALLAPPRT, translated from the coding sequence ATGTGTGACGACAGCATCCCCAAGGAACTTTTCGCGGCCGCCGCCCAGGACGCCCTGCGCGATCTCCACCAAGCACCCGACGACCTGGCCGCGCTGGACACGCTGGCCGCCTGCGACATTCTCGTTCCTGAACCTGCAGGACTCGACACTCACGACCACCCGGAAGAGAGCGGACTGACCCTCCCCGTGATCGACGACCCACCACGCCTCCGTGCCGTCCCCGTCTTCACGTCAGCAGAGCGAATGGGCCAGGCACTCCCCGACATTGTCGTAAGTCACCAGATACAACTTGGACTGCTGGCAGCCAACTGGCCCACCGACGAAGACCTGGCGCTCCTCATCGACCCTGGCCACCACGACGGCCTGATCCTCACCAGCAAAGGCGTGCGCGCCCTGCTCGCCCCGCCCCGGACATGA
- a CDS encoding gas vesicle protein GvpO gives MPAERPPKRRSGAGARAGEGGGAARHRSGKGNAAQAMRSATEQLYELLGRRPESVSAVKPTEDGWVADVEVLELERIPETTSVMASYRVTLDKEGDLVGYERVRRYTRGQIDRRG, from the coding sequence ATGCCCGCTGAACGTCCCCCCAAGCGCCGGTCCGGCGCGGGCGCCCGCGCCGGCGAGGGAGGCGGCGCCGCTCGGCACCGCTCCGGCAAGGGCAACGCGGCGCAGGCCATGCGGTCCGCGACGGAGCAGTTGTACGAGTTGCTTGGCAGGCGCCCCGAATCGGTCTCCGCGGTGAAACCGACGGAGGACGGCTGGGTGGCGGATGTCGAGGTACTGGAGCTCGAGCGCATCCCTGAGACGACGAGCGTGATGGCCAGCTATCGCGTCACTCTGGACAAGGAGGGCGACCTGGTGGGTTACGAGAGGGTCCGGCGCTATACACGTGGACAGATCGACCGCCGGGGCTGA
- a CDS encoding gas vesicle structural protein GvpA has product MTMVPQGGNSVSRGGTGSLYDVLELILDRGLVIDVFVRVSLVGIEILKIDARIVVASVDTYLRFAEACNRLDLEAGRKAPAQLTDIVGDTVESGAKGKSKGALTGAVDAVTDTIKGVTGRDEDDSEESEPEESEESESEEEDTREREPVERRRRSPRRTAHRSRGSSREKE; this is encoded by the coding sequence ATGACCATGGTGCCGCAGGGCGGCAACAGCGTTTCCAGAGGCGGCACAGGGAGTCTGTACGACGTCCTGGAACTCATTCTTGATCGCGGACTCGTGATCGACGTGTTCGTCCGAGTTTCGTTGGTAGGGATCGAGATCCTCAAGATCGACGCCCGCATCGTGGTCGCGAGTGTCGACACCTATCTACGCTTCGCGGAAGCCTGCAACCGCCTTGACCTCGAGGCGGGAAGGAAGGCACCCGCCCAACTGACCGACATCGTCGGAGACACGGTCGAGAGCGGCGCCAAGGGAAAGTCCAAAGGCGCTCTGACCGGCGCCGTGGATGCGGTCACCGACACCATCAAGGGCGTCACCGGACGCGACGAGGACGACAGCGAAGAGAGCGAACCTGAGGAGAGCGAAGAGAGCGAATCCGAGGAGGAGGACACCAGAGAGAGGGAGCCCGTGGAAAGGCGACGGCGGTCCCCCCGGCGGACGGCCCATCGCAGCAGAGGCTCGTCCCGCGAGAAGGAATGA
- a CDS encoding GvpL/GvpF family gas vesicle protein gives MAVYIYSITSKQHPLRLDGLDGVGDPPTQLRTVIGGALCAVISDAPDGLRPKRRDLSAHHQVQDRLMEDGAVLPLRFGFLAPDDEAVRLALEERAEEYTSRLEALDDTVEYNLKVSQDEDTLLRQILDSSQEARQLNDEIRSGTAGPEAPVRLGELVAAEVQARQQALAHGVVEALRPYSRDRESSQLTGEDFLNVSFLIPHDQEEMFLTSELSVANQLGEDVHFRLNGPLPPYSFV, from the coding sequence ATGGCCGTATACATCTACTCGATCACCAGCAAGCAGCACCCCCTCCGGCTCGACGGACTCGACGGCGTGGGCGATCCACCCACCCAACTGCGTACCGTGATTGGCGGAGCACTGTGCGCCGTCATCAGCGATGCGCCGGACGGCTTGCGCCCCAAGCGTCGTGATCTTTCTGCACATCACCAGGTCCAGGACCGTCTCATGGAAGACGGTGCGGTGCTGCCGCTGAGGTTCGGTTTTCTGGCCCCGGACGACGAGGCAGTACGACTTGCGCTCGAGGAACGCGCCGAGGAGTACACGTCCAGGCTGGAAGCACTCGACGACACCGTGGAGTACAACCTCAAGGTGTCGCAGGACGAAGACACTCTGCTACGACAGATTCTTGACTCGTCGCAGGAGGCACGGCAGCTCAACGACGAAATCCGCAGCGGAACCGCCGGCCCCGAGGCCCCTGTAAGACTCGGCGAGTTGGTCGCCGCGGAGGTCCAGGCGCGCCAGCAGGCACTGGCCCACGGGGTCGTCGAGGCGCTTCGCCCTTACTCCCGGGACAGGGAGTCGTCCCAGCTGACCGGCGAAGACTTCCTCAATGTCTCGTTCCTCATCCCTCACGACCAAGAAGAGATGTTCCTCACCTCGGAGTTGAGCGTCGCCAATCAGCTGGGTGAGGACGTCCACTTCCGACTCAACGGGCCCCTGCCTCCCTACAGTTTCGTCTAA
- a CDS encoding gas vesicle protein GvpG, which yields MGLLTQILTLPLAPVRGVAWVADRVLEAAEDKYYDPAPVHRELAELERRLLNGEIDEATFDEREDELLDRLDEIRARRDRGAP from the coding sequence ATGGGCCTGCTCACCCAAATCCTCACCCTCCCCCTCGCACCGGTGCGCGGCGTTGCTTGGGTCGCGGACCGTGTGCTGGAGGCCGCTGAGGACAAGTACTACGACCCTGCGCCTGTCCACCGTGAATTGGCGGAACTCGAGCGTCGGTTGCTCAACGGGGAGATCGACGAGGCGACATTCGACGAGCGCGAAGACGAACTGCTCGACCGGCTCGATGAAATCAGAGCTCGTCGCGACCGCGGCGCTCCCTAG
- a CDS encoding gas vesicle protein yields the protein MTDSPVDRLGSYPTRAAPAYAQGSSANLADILERVLDKGIVIAGDIQINLLDIELLTIKLRLLVASVDKAKEMGIDWWEHDPSLSSRARGERSLSEENRRLRAEIDALRQGTELPEGEQEQARHNPRSQTDE from the coding sequence GTGACTGACTCTCCCGTCGACAGGCTCGGCTCGTATCCGACCCGAGCCGCGCCGGCCTACGCCCAAGGCTCGTCAGCCAATCTCGCGGACATTCTTGAACGGGTCCTCGACAAGGGCATCGTCATCGCCGGCGACATCCAGATCAACCTGCTCGACATCGAGCTGCTCACCATCAAACTTCGCTTGCTGGTCGCATCCGTCGACAAGGCGAAGGAGATGGGCATCGACTGGTGGGAGCACGATCCGTCACTCTCGTCCCGGGCCAGAGGGGAGCGGTCGCTGTCCGAAGAGAACCGGCGGCTGAGGGCTGAGATCGATGCCCTGCGCCAGGGCACCGAACTCCCCGAGGGTGAGCAAGAGCAGGCGAGGCACAATCCCCGGAGCCAGACAGATGAGTGA